In Chromobacterium rhizoryzae, one genomic interval encodes:
- a CDS encoding bifunctional helix-turn-helix transcriptional regulator/GNAT family N-acetyltransferase — translation MNPTPPPQLVIDQIRSASRRIVRELGFMRSTLAMSRHSASAVHAVVEIGLAGSLSASQLADKLQLEKSTVSRLVRKLTQGGELLEQASPSDGRTKLLALSPSGQQLFAQLQDYGRGQVGGALVHLSAEQQRQVEQGLNCYAAALEARHAEHTPPAAAPIAIETGYRCGALGSIVAMHARYYHAHAGFGAFFERQVATGLADFLGRLSQPGNQLWLALRNGRIIGSLVIAAEPDAPGQAQLRWFILDEEARGSGLGRRMMEQAMAFCDQQRLAVRLWTFQGLLAARHLYEAFGFVLSEERPGARWGEQVVEQCFTRPAKS, via the coding sequence ATGAACCCTACACCGCCGCCGCAGCTTGTCATCGACCAGATCCGCTCCGCCTCGCGGCGCATCGTGCGCGAGCTGGGTTTCATGCGCAGCACCCTGGCCATGAGCCGGCACTCCGCTTCCGCCGTGCATGCGGTGGTGGAGATCGGCCTGGCCGGCAGCTTGTCCGCCAGCCAGTTGGCGGACAAGCTGCAGCTGGAAAAATCCACGGTAAGCCGGCTGGTGCGCAAACTGACGCAGGGCGGCGAGCTGCTGGAGCAGGCCAGCCCCAGCGACGGCCGGACCAAGCTGCTGGCCTTGAGCCCATCCGGCCAGCAGCTGTTCGCGCAGTTGCAGGACTACGGACGCGGCCAGGTGGGCGGCGCCCTCGTCCACCTGTCGGCGGAGCAGCAGCGGCAGGTGGAACAAGGCCTGAATTGCTATGCGGCGGCGCTGGAAGCCAGGCACGCCGAGCACACGCCGCCGGCCGCGGCGCCCATCGCCATTGAAACCGGTTACCGTTGCGGCGCGCTGGGCAGCATTGTCGCCATGCATGCGCGCTATTACCACGCCCACGCCGGCTTCGGCGCTTTCTTCGAACGGCAGGTGGCCACCGGCCTGGCCGATTTCCTCGGCCGCCTGAGCCAGCCCGGCAATCAGCTGTGGCTGGCCTTGCGCAACGGCCGCATCATCGGTTCATTGGTGATTGCGGCGGAGCCGGACGCGCCGGGGCAGGCGCAGCTGCGCTGGTTCATTCTGGACGAGGAGGCGCGCGGCAGCGGTCTTGGCCGCCGCATGATGGAACAGGCGATGGCGTTTTGCGATCAGCAGCGCCTCGCCGTCCGGCTGTGGACCTTCCAGGGCTTGCTGGCGGCGCGGCATTTGTACGAGGCCTTCGGCTTTGTCTTGAGCGAGGAGCGCCCAGGAGCGCGCTGGGGCGAACAGGTGGTGGAGCAGTGTTTTACACGGCCCGCCAAAAGCTAG
- a CDS encoding helix-turn-helix domain-containing protein → MAILVKLDALLHERRMTLSKLADRVDITLANLSILKTGKARAIRFSTLEAICEALQCQPGDLLDYAASTKEDQAVPK, encoded by the coding sequence ATGGCTATTCTGGTAAAGCTCGATGCCCTGTTGCATGAGCGAAGAATGACTTTGAGCAAGCTTGCGGACCGTGTAGACATCACCCTGGCGAATCTTTCCATCCTCAAAACCGGAAAAGCCCGCGCCATCAGGTTCTCGACCTTGGAAGCAATTTGTGAAGCCTTGCAATGTCAGCCGGGCGACTTGCTGGACTATGCGGCCAGCACTAAGGAAGATCAAGCCGTTCCAAAATAA
- a CDS encoding aspartate kinase, with translation MALIVQKYGGTSVGTTERIKNVARRVAKWKSQGHDVVVVVSAMSGETNRLIALAKEIQDYPDPRELDVVISTGEQVTIGLLAMALKEIGVPAKSYCGWQVKLVTDNAHTKARIQEIDDAAMRSDLNEGRVVIVAGFQGVDEDGDITTLGRGGSDTSAVALAAALKADECQIYTDVDGVYTTDPRVVPEARRLKTVTFEEMIEMASLGSKVLQIRSVEFAGKYKVRLRVLSSFEDEGEGTLITYEEDESMEKAVVAGIAFDRNEARINVKGVPDKPGIAYQILGPIADANIEVDMIIQNVGENGATDFSFTVPRGEFQRALTILREVQTHIGAAKIDADDKVAKISIVGVGMRSHCGIASTMFRTLAEEGINIQMISTSEIKVSVLLDEKYLELAVRVLHKVFGLDQPA, from the coding sequence ATGGCACTCATCGTACAAAAGTACGGCGGCACTTCGGTTGGAACCACCGAACGGATCAAGAACGTTGCCCGCCGTGTCGCCAAGTGGAAGTCGCAGGGACATGATGTCGTGGTGGTGGTGTCCGCCATGAGCGGCGAAACCAACCGCCTCATCGCCCTGGCAAAGGAGATTCAGGACTATCCGGACCCGCGCGAGCTGGACGTGGTGATATCCACCGGCGAGCAAGTCACCATCGGCCTGCTGGCCATGGCGCTGAAGGAAATCGGCGTGCCGGCCAAGAGCTACTGCGGCTGGCAGGTGAAGCTGGTCACCGACAACGCCCACACCAAGGCCCGCATCCAGGAGATAGACGACGCCGCGATGCGTTCCGACCTCAATGAAGGCCGCGTCGTCATCGTCGCCGGCTTCCAGGGCGTGGACGAGGACGGCGACATCACCACGCTGGGCCGCGGCGGCTCGGACACCTCCGCCGTGGCGCTGGCCGCCGCGCTGAAGGCCGACGAATGCCAGATCTACACTGATGTGGACGGCGTTTACACCACCGATCCGCGCGTGGTGCCGGAAGCGCGCCGCCTGAAGACCGTCACGTTCGAGGAAATGATCGAAATGGCGTCGCTGGGCTCCAAGGTGCTGCAGATCCGCTCGGTGGAGTTCGCCGGCAAGTACAAGGTTCGTTTGCGCGTGCTCTCCAGCTTCGAAGACGAAGGCGAAGGCACCCTGATTACGTATGAGGAAGATGAAAGCATGGAAAAGGCCGTTGTCGCAGGCATCGCATTTGACCGTAACGAAGCGCGCATCAACGTCAAGGGCGTGCCGGACAAGCCTGGCATCGCCTACCAGATTCTGGGGCCGATCGCCGATGCCAATATCGAAGTGGACATGATCATCCAGAACGTGGGCGAAAACGGCGCGACCGATTTCTCCTTCACCGTGCCGCGCGGCGAATTTCAGCGCGCGCTGACCATCCTGCGTGAAGTGCAGACCCATATCGGCGCCGCCAAGATCGACGCCGACGACAAGGTGGCCAAGATCTCCATCGTGGGCGTGGGCATGCGTTCGCACTGCGGCATCGCCTCCACCATGTTCCGCACCCTGGCGGAAGAGGGCATCAATATCCAGATGATCTCCACCTCGGAAATCAAGGTGTCGGTGCTGTTGGACGAGAAGTATCTGGAGCTGGCGGTTCGCGTTTTGCATAAAGTTTTCGGGCTGGACCAGCCGGCGTAA
- the fdhD gene encoding formate dehydrogenase accessory sulfurtransferase FdhD — protein MKKTEALEQAALELGIVDCRHGGAQARQDWVAVETPVALVYNGLSHVVMMASPRELEDFALGFSLAEGIVSHPGEIYGIDIVPGERGVEARIDLASARFMALKERRRQLAGRTGCGLCGVEQLAEIHRPLPPLPVTQNFSLDALARALPVLQQAQSLSQATACAHAAGWVTPQGELLHLSEDVGRHVALDKLIGARARQGWRDGAVIVTSRASYEMAQKAAAAGIEILIALSAPTSLAVEMAARYGLTLIGFAGHGRANLYSCPERLRM, from the coding sequence ATGAAAAAAACCGAAGCGCTGGAGCAGGCGGCGCTTGAGCTCGGCATTGTCGATTGCCGTCACGGCGGCGCCCAGGCCAGGCAGGACTGGGTGGCGGTGGAAACCCCGGTGGCGCTGGTGTACAACGGCCTCTCCCACGTGGTGATGATGGCCAGCCCGCGGGAGCTGGAAGACTTTGCGTTGGGCTTCAGTCTGGCCGAAGGCATCGTCTCCCATCCAGGCGAGATCTACGGCATCGACATCGTTCCGGGCGAACGCGGCGTGGAAGCGCGCATCGATCTGGCCTCGGCCCGCTTCATGGCCTTGAAGGAGCGCCGCCGCCAGCTGGCCGGCCGCACCGGTTGCGGCCTGTGCGGCGTGGAACAGCTGGCCGAAATCCACCGGCCGCTGCCGCCGCTGCCGGTCACCCAAAACTTCAGCCTGGACGCGCTGGCGCGCGCCTTGCCGGTGCTGCAGCAGGCGCAAAGCCTGTCCCAGGCCACCGCCTGCGCCCACGCCGCCGGCTGGGTGACGCCGCAGGGCGAACTTCTGCACCTTAGCGAGGACGTGGGTCGCCACGTGGCGCTGGACAAGCTGATCGGCGCGCGCGCGCGCCAGGGCTGGCGCGATGGCGCGGTCATCGTCACCAGCCGCGCCAGCTATGAAATGGCGCAGAAGGCCGCCGCCGCCGGCATCGAGATCCTGATCGCGCTGTCCGCGCCCACCTCGCTGGCGGTGGAGATGGCCGCGCGCTACGGCCTGACCCTGATCGGCTTCGCCGGCCACGGCCGCGCCAATCTGTACAGCTGCCCCGAACGTTTGCGCATGTAA
- the fdnG gene encoding formate dehydrogenase-N subunit alpha, which translates to MQVSRRQFFKLCAGGMAGTTIATLGFMPETALADTRSYKLLRATETRNTCPYCSVGCGILMYSLGDGAKNAKADIFHIEGDPDHPVNRGALCPKGAGLIDFIHSPNRLRYPEVREAGSNEYKRISWDEAFERIAAHMKRDRDANFVEKNADGVTVNRWLTTGFLAASASSNEAGWLTHKFTRSLGLLAVDNQARVUHGPTVASLAPTFGRGAMTNHWVDIKNANLIVVMGGNAAEAHPVGFRWAIEAKTRNKAKLIVIDPRFTRTASVADYYAPIRTGTDIAFLSGVIRYLLQTGKYNKEYTLAYTNAALLVNPDFKFDDGLFSGYNADKHSYDKSTWTYQLDDKGMAKRDDSLSDPRCVINLMREHVARYTPEMVETLCGTPKDAFLKVCEYLAETGAHDKTTSFLYALGWTQHSIGSQNIRTMAMIQLLLGNMGMAGGGVNALRGHSNIQGLTDIGLLSTSLPGYLNMPSEKEPTLESYLSKYTSKPLADGQMNYWQNYPKFFVSLMKAMWGDKATADNQWGYDWLPKWDKSYDVLQYFELMHQGKINGYFCQGFNPILAFPDKNKVVASLSKLKYLVIMDPLATDTSTFWKNHGEQNDVKTAEIQTEVFRLPTTCFAEEDGAVVNSGRWLQWHWKGADAPGEAITDAEILAGIFTRLKAQYAKDGGKNAEAIMSLSWAYGDPHEPKPEELAKELNGKALADIPDPKNPGQFLAKKGEQLSGFALLQADGSTASGCWIFAGSWTQAGNQMARRDNSDPSGLGNTLGWAWAWPANRRVLYNRASCKPDGTPWDKKRTLIKWNGEKWTGIDVPDFKADEPPGSAMGPFIMQAEGLGRLFALDKMAEGPFPEHYEPFETPLGTNPLHPKVVSNPAARVFPADREQMGKHDAFPYAATTYRLTEHFHGWTKHARLNAIAQPEQFVEIGEALAKEKGIAHGDTVKVSSKRGYIKAKAVVTKRIRALQSGGKTVHQVGIPIHWGYEGVAKKGFSANTLTPFVGDANTQTPEFKSFLVNVEKV; encoded by the coding sequence ATGCAAGTCAGCAGACGGCAGTTTTTCAAGCTCTGCGCCGGCGGCATGGCAGGCACCACCATCGCGACCCTGGGCTTCATGCCCGAGACCGCGCTGGCCGACACCCGCAGCTATAAATTGCTGCGCGCGACGGAAACCCGGAATACCTGTCCATACTGTTCGGTGGGCTGTGGCATCTTGATGTACAGCCTGGGCGACGGCGCCAAGAACGCCAAAGCCGATATTTTCCACATTGAAGGCGATCCGGACCATCCGGTCAATCGCGGCGCGCTCTGTCCCAAGGGCGCCGGCCTGATCGACTTCATCCACAGCCCCAACCGCCTGCGCTACCCGGAAGTGCGCGAAGCGGGCTCCAACGAATACAAACGCATCAGCTGGGACGAGGCCTTCGAGCGCATCGCCGCCCATATGAAGCGCGACCGCGACGCCAACTTCGTCGAGAAGAACGCGGACGGCGTCACCGTCAACCGCTGGCTGACCACGGGTTTCCTGGCCGCTTCCGCGTCCAGCAACGAGGCCGGCTGGCTGACCCACAAATTCACCCGCAGCCTGGGGCTGCTGGCGGTCGACAACCAGGCGCGTGTATGACACGGACCAACGGTGGCAAGTCTTGCCCCAACATTTGGTCGCGGTGCCATGACAAACCATTGGGTCGACATCAAGAACGCCAACCTCATCGTCGTCATGGGCGGCAATGCGGCCGAGGCGCACCCGGTGGGTTTCCGCTGGGCGATTGAGGCCAAGACCCGCAACAAGGCGAAGCTGATCGTCATCGATCCGCGCTTCACCCGCACGGCCTCGGTGGCGGATTATTACGCCCCCATCCGCACCGGCACGGACATTGCGTTCCTGTCCGGCGTGATCCGCTACCTGCTGCAAACCGGCAAGTACAATAAGGAATACACGCTGGCATACACCAATGCCGCGCTCTTGGTGAACCCGGACTTCAAGTTCGACGACGGCCTGTTCTCCGGCTACAACGCCGACAAGCACAGCTACGACAAATCCACCTGGACCTACCAGCTGGACGACAAGGGCATGGCCAAGCGCGACGACAGCCTGTCCGACCCGCGCTGCGTGATCAATCTGATGCGCGAGCACGTGGCCCGTTACACGCCGGAAATGGTGGAAACCCTCTGCGGCACGCCCAAGGACGCCTTCCTCAAGGTCTGCGAATACCTGGCGGAAACCGGCGCCCACGACAAGACCACTTCCTTCCTGTACGCGCTGGGCTGGACGCAACACTCCATCGGCTCGCAGAACATCCGCACCATGGCGATGATCCAGCTGCTGCTGGGCAATATGGGCATGGCCGGCGGCGGGGTCAACGCGCTGCGCGGCCACTCCAACATCCAGGGTCTGACCGATATCGGCCTGCTGTCCACCAGCTTGCCGGGCTATCTGAACATGCCCTCGGAGAAGGAGCCCACGCTGGAGTCCTATCTGAGCAAGTACACCAGCAAGCCGCTGGCCGACGGGCAGATGAACTACTGGCAGAACTATCCCAAGTTCTTCGTTTCGCTGATGAAGGCGATGTGGGGCGACAAGGCCACCGCAGACAACCAGTGGGGCTACGACTGGCTGCCCAAGTGGGACAAGAGCTACGACGTGCTGCAGTACTTCGAGCTGATGCATCAGGGCAAGATCAACGGCTATTTCTGCCAAGGCTTCAACCCCATCCTGGCCTTCCCGGACAAGAACAAGGTGGTGGCCTCGCTTTCCAAGCTGAAATACCTGGTGATCATGGACCCGCTGGCCACCGACACCTCCACTTTCTGGAAAAACCACGGCGAGCAGAACGATGTGAAGACCGCGGAAATCCAGACCGAGGTGTTCCGTCTGCCCACCACCTGTTTCGCCGAGGAAGACGGCGCGGTGGTCAATTCCGGACGCTGGCTGCAATGGCACTGGAAAGGCGCGGACGCGCCGGGCGAAGCCATCACCGACGCGGAAATCCTGGCCGGCATCTTCACCCGCCTGAAGGCGCAGTACGCCAAGGACGGCGGCAAGAACGCCGAGGCCATCATGAGCCTGTCCTGGGCTTACGGCGATCCGCACGAGCCCAAGCCGGAGGAACTGGCCAAGGAGCTCAACGGCAAGGCGCTGGCGGACATCCCGGATCCCAAGAACCCGGGACAGTTCCTGGCCAAGAAAGGCGAGCAGCTGTCCGGCTTCGCGCTGTTGCAGGCCGACGGCAGCACCGCTTCCGGCTGTTGGATCTTCGCCGGCAGCTGGACCCAGGCCGGCAATCAGATGGCGCGCCGCGACAACAGCGATCCGTCCGGGCTGGGCAATACCCTGGGCTGGGCCTGGGCGTGGCCGGCCAACCGCCGCGTGCTGTACAACCGCGCTTCCTGTAAGCCGGACGGCACGCCCTGGGACAAGAAGCGGACGCTGATCAAGTGGAACGGCGAAAAATGGACAGGCATCGACGTGCCGGACTTCAAGGCCGACGAGCCGCCCGGCAGCGCCATGGGCCCCTTCATCATGCAGGCCGAGGGTCTGGGGCGGCTGTTCGCGCTCGACAAGATGGCCGAAGGCCCCTTCCCCGAGCACTACGAGCCGTTCGAAACGCCGCTGGGCACCAACCCGCTGCATCCCAAGGTGGTGTCCAATCCGGCGGCGCGGGTGTTCCCGGCGGACCGCGAGCAGATGGGCAAGCACGACGCCTTCCCGTACGCGGCCACCACTTACCGGCTGACCGAGCACTTCCACGGCTGGACCAAGCACGCGCGGCTGAACGCGATCGCCCAGCCGGAGCAGTTCGTGGAAATCGGCGAGGCGCTGGCCAAGGAGAAAGGCATCGCCCACGGCGACACGGTGAAAGTGTCGTCCAAGCGCGGCTACATCAAGGCCAAGGCGGT